The Oncorhynchus tshawytscha isolate Ot180627B linkage group LG08, Otsh_v2.0, whole genome shotgun sequence genome window below encodes:
- the LOC112256912 gene encoding tubby-related protein 4 isoform X2: MSRNCEPGHSVRMLAAVEHGPILCSDSNILCLSWKGRVPKSEKDKPVCQRRYYEEGWLATGNGRGVVGVTFTSSHCRRDRNTPQRINFNLRGHNSEVVLVRWNEPFQKLATCDMEGGIFVWIQYEGRWSVELVNDRGAQVSDFTWSHDGSQALIAYRDGFVLVGSVSGQRHWSSEINLESQITCGIWTPDDQQVLFGTADGQVIVMDCHGRMIAHVLLHESDGIVGMSWNCPCFLVEDSTESDTDSDDNNPPQVRNLKPLLTVSFISGDISLMNNYDDLAPTVIRSGLKDVEVQWCSQGDLLAVAGMERHGVPGLPSDSIMRNALVKFYNVQGEHIYTLETPAQRPITTICWGHRDSRLFLACGPALYVVRVEHRVASLQLLCQQGIASALREERDVGKLNMPSLLCSYVTTAFIPTIKPPIPDPNNIRDFVSYPTAGNERLHCTMKRAEDNPEAGGPCYTLYLEHLGGLVPILKGRRISKLRPEFIIMDPKTDSKAGGLGTGKDEVCVNAMISYMTDSCNCSDSSDIELSDEWVGKKSPKLSRGNRSPKHSRRNMESRKSPKTSRTSQEGLRSPRLPTKKPLIRSPSLTRREMSMDGISEHNYLAQVTSNIWGTKFKIVGLASFLPANLGAVIYKTSLLHLQPRQMTIYLPEVRRISLDFMSLPVFNPNVFSEDEDDLPVTGPSGVTGDNPPCTVNIPIAPIHSPAQAMSPTQSIGLVQSLLANQNIQLDVLTNPTATASAAAAAAAAASASVLGSDHGQDAVAVHYSGTLGRYSNPGQVIFNGLEMGPLLAGTLPPPPPPHNLPQQPHQQRPQSQQTHQQQQSKQPQQIQTQQQQQQQQQRMQHQQLQHQQPQIPQHQQLQHQQPQIPQQHQQLQQLHIQQIQQQQQQQTQQHQALQQQYQQQQAALQQQQQQIQQQHQHLQQQQIAQQHQQMQLQHEQMHQQQQQMQQQQQQIRQQIIEMRQQQQQLQQQHQQIQQQHQQMQRQHQQMQQQLKLQITLPPPPTGYPTISLQQFQVPHPSPELGPERGQQGHTQSHTLGRPSLPRSRPPSFIDVDSIRSRPPSFLEADTSRSRPPSFIDIDTIRTRPPSFIDVDTGTLRSRPPSFLDADSSRSRTLSFIDTDTLRSRPPSFLDAETSLEIQMRKVNAPPPYPGTVVSAATATTSTAPQTLITNCDNPNILVTADPCLKKDEFSLHPVGLQYQMGYERITTFDSSGNVEEVCRPRRRLIRNQNAYAVQGMGGSATLKVTSSSDSKKIHLPYSSATLSRLSVPRYSIPSGDPPPYPDPANQVNINTTTLPPPQRMDSSHMIHATLRRDRRDGESRLKVSQMVDASRTLPSKSKINSAALALSYQQRVPTALYTCTQCSSNSSSTSVSVSGGGSSSSGIAGGTVVRQDFPPGKGAHHSTIIVHSKSTSPLASQSSYNLLSPIDNSRDRTVYVNSAFTEDEALSQQCRHLTLGEVSLTLKRPPPYQWDPNTAEEFWIPQEQTILAPPPPPTHKPPPPLIFSNAQHLDMTRLPFLLSTKPPSSPSTVTFPSGYQISLSPFPPGGGQGGPPLQSMQSPPPPCPPNEVVAPVPQFTQQDPNLVLPPGYPPNLANLACCPLPPMYPGASSCAGLQLQPVSLHPWNPYSLPMQDPSGSATLPSKSHQLLEKPVLSPSPPTVPPPPPPSLPPPPPPTMLPKPKSPTEELTESASSFQEPSSLNESPVPDRQGTDRFSKKSRKRLDSRAEEANMTTVSEGKSKKEGRALSDFNSLISSPRLGGREKKKPKGQREQLNKTKKLNRTSTTSEFQDSSESEPELFISGDELMNQSQSSKKGWKSKRSLRMASELEEIKCRKANEREDRGLGSQGFVYVMANKQPLWNEATQVYQLDFGGRVTQESAKNFQIELDGRQVMQFGRIDGNAYILDFQYPFSAVQAFAVALANVTQRLK, translated from the exons ATGTCCAGGAACTGTGAG CCTGGTCACTCAGTAAGGATGTTAGCTGCTGTGGAACATGGTCCCATCCTCTGCAGCGACTCCAACATCCTCTGCCTCTCCTGGAAGGGCCGGGTCCCCAAGAGCGAGAAGGACAAGCCGGTGTGCCAGCGGCGCTACTATGAGGAGGGCTGGTTGGCCACAGGGAACGGGAGAGGGGTGGTGGGCGTGACGTTCACATCCAGCCACTGCAGGAGAGACAGGAACACACCTCAGAGAATCAACTTCAACCTGCGAGGACACAACAGTGAG GTTGTGTTGGTCCGTTGGAATGAGCCCTTTCAGAAGCTGGCCACGTGTGACATGGAGGGAGGCATCTTTGTTTGGATTCAATATGAGGGACGGTGGTCTGTGGAGTTAGTGAATGACCGCGGTGCCCAG GTGAGTGACTTCACATGGTCTCATGACGGCAGCCAGGCCCTGATCGCCTACCGGGATGGGTTTGTCCTGGTGGGCTCGGTCAGCGGACAGAGACACTGGTCCtcagagattaacctggagagcCAGATCACCTGTGGCATCTGGACACCTGATGACCAACAG GTGTTGTTTGGTACGGCTGATGGTCAGGTGATAGTGATGGACTGCCATGGTCGTATGATCGCCCACGTCCTCCTGCATGAGTCAGATGGCATCGTCGGCATgtcctggaactgtccctgtttCCTGGTGGAGGACAGCACAGAGAGCGACACCGACTCTGATGACAATAACCCACCTCAAG TACGTAACCTGAAGCCCCTTCTGACAGTCAGCTTCATATCAGGAGACATCAGTTTGATGAACAACTACGATGACCTCGCTCCTACCGTCATCCGCTCAGGACTCAAAG ATGTAGAGGTCCAGTGGTGCTCGCAGGGGGACCTCCTGGCAGTAGCTGGGATGGAGAGACATGGTGTCCCCGGACTCCCCTCTGACTCTATCATGAGGAACGCCCTGGTCAAGTTCTACAATGTCCAAGGAGAACATATCTACACGTTAGAAACACCTGCCCAG CGCCCCATCACCACCATCTGCTGGGGCCATAGAGACTCTCGTCTGTTTCTGGCATGTGGCCCGGCGCTGTATGTGGTGCGAGTGGAGCACCGGGTGGCCAGCCTGCAGCTGCTGTGCCAACAGGGCATCGCCAGCGCCCTGCGGGAGGAGAGGGACGTGGGCAAACTCAACATGCCTTCCTTACTCTGCTCCTATGTCACCACCGCCTTCATACCCACCATCAAG CCTCCCATTCCTGATCCCAACAACATCCGGGACTTTGTCAGCTACCCCACTGCTGGCAACGAGAGGTTGCACTGCACCATGAAGCGAGCGGAGGACAACCCCGAGGCAGGGGGACCCTGTTACACCCTATACCTGGAACACCTAGGGGGGCTGGTGCCTATCCTCAAAGGCAGACGCATCAGCAAGCTACGCCCAGAGTTCATCATCATGGACCCCAAAACAGACAGCAAAGCAGGTGGGCTTGGCACAGGAAAAG aCGAGGTGTGTGTGAATGCTATGATCTCCTACATGACTGACAGCTGTAACTGTTCCGACTCCAGCGACATTGAGTTGAGTGATGAGTGGGTTGGAAAGAAGTCGCCTAAACTATCCAGAGGAAACAGGTCTCCCAAGCATTCCAG AAGGAACATGGAATCAAGAAAATCTCCCAAGACGTCTAGGACTAGTCAGGAAGGGCTTCGATCGCCAAGGTTACCAACGAAGAAGCCTCTGATTCGTTCTCCCAGTCTGACACGTCGAGAGATGTCCATGGATGGAATCTCTGAG CATAATTACCTGGCTCAAGTCACGTCCAATATTTGGGGGACTAAGTTCAAAATTGTGGGACTTGCTTCTTTCTTACCTGCTAATCTGGGTGCAG TTATCTATAAGACCAGTTTGCTCCATCTACAACCAAGGCAGATGACAATCTACCTTCCAGAGGTGCGGAGAATATCACTTGACTTCATGAGCCTGCCGGTCTTTAACCCAAACGTCTTCAGTGAGGATGAGGATGACTTGCCAG TAACGGGACCATCTGGGGTGACAGGCGACAACCCTCCATGTACGGTCAACATCCCCATCGCGCCCATCCACAGCCCCGCCCAGGCCATGTCCCCCACTCAGAGCATTGGTTTGGTCCAGTCCCTGCTGGCCAATCAAAACATTCAGCTGGATGTCCTGACCAATCCCACGGCTACGgcttcagcagcagcagcagcagcagcagcggcctcAGCCTCTGTTCTGGGGTCTGATCATGGTCAGGATGCTGTGGCAGTACATTACAGTGGGACTCTAGGAAGGTACTCCAACCCAGGACAGGTGATATTTAATGGGCTAGAGATGGGTCCCCTCCTGGCTGGAACATTACCTCCACCTCCGCCTCCACATAACCTCCCCCAACAACCTCACCAACAACGTCCTCAGTCACAACAGACGCACCAACAACAGCAGTCCAAACAACCACAGCAGATACAAacgcaacaacagcagcagcagcaacagcagaggATGCAACATCAACAACTACAGCACCAACAACCACAGATTCCACAACATCAACAACTACAGCACCAACAACCACAGATTCCACAACAACATCAACAGCTACAACAGCTTCACATACAGcagatccaacagcagcagcagcaacagactCAGCAGCACCAAGCACTGCAACAACAGTACCAACAACAACAGGCGGCActgcaacagcaacaacagcagatCCAACAGCAGCACCAACACTTGCAACAGCAGCAAATCGCTCAGCAGCACCAACAGATGCAACTGCAGCACGAGCAAATgcatcagcagcagcaacaaatgcagcaacaacaacagcagatCCGACAGCAGATTATAGAGATgaggcagcaacagcagcagttacagcagcagcatcagcagaTACAACAGCAACACCAACAGATGCAGAGACAGCACCAACAAATGCAGCAGCAACTAAAGCTGCAGATCACCTTGCCCCCTCCGCCTACtggctaccccaccatctctttGCAGCAGTTTCAGGTACCCCACCCCAGTCCAGAGTTGGGACCAGAAAGAGGACAGCAGGGCCATACTCAGAGCCATACTCTGGGCAGGCCAAGTCTACCGCGATccaggcctccatcattcattgatGTAGACAGCATACGGTCTAGACCTCCTTCCTTCCTTGAAGCAGACACATCAAGATCTAGGCCGCCGTCATTCATCGACATAGACACAATACGGACTAGACCTCCTTCTTTCATTGATGTAGATACCGGTACATTGCGATCTAGACCCCCGTCTTTCCTCGATGCGGACTCCTCCCGATCTAGAACTCTTTCattcatagacacagacacactacggTCTAGACCTCCTTCCTTCCTTGATGCAGAGACTTCCCTTGAGATCCAGATGAGGAAGGTGAACGCTCCCCCGCCCTACCCAGGAACCGTAGTGTCTGCAGCCACCGCCACAACCTCCACCGCTCCTCAGACCCTCATCACCAACTGTGACAACCCCAACATACTGGTCACAGCAGACCCTTGTCTGAAGAAAGACGAGTTCTCACTCCACCCAGTTGGTCTCCAGTACCAGATGGGATACGAGAGGATCACAACCTTTGACAGCAGTGGGAATGTAGAGGAGGTGTGTCGCCCTCGCAGAAGACTCATACGCAACCAGAACGCCTACGCTGTTCAAGGCATGGGAGGTTCTGCCACACTTAAAGTCACCTCATCGTCTGACAGTAAGAAAATCCATCTTCCTTACAGCTCAGCGACTCTAAGCCGCCTCTCGGTGCCACGATACTCCATACCCAGCGGAGACCCGCCCCCCTACCCAGATCCAGCCAATCAGGTTAACATTAACACGACAACACTTCCTCCTCCCCAACGCATGGACAGTAGTCACATGATTCACGCTACCTTGCGACGTGACAGGCGAGATGGGGAATCCCGCTTGAAGGTGTCCCAGATGGTTGATGCTTCAAGGACTCTACCGTCCAAGTCGAAGATCAACAGTGCTGCCCTAGCGCTCTCTTACCAGCAGAGAGTGCCAACAGCTCTGTATACCTGCACTcagtgcagcagcaacagcagcagcaccagTGTCAGTGTTAGCGggggtggtagtagcagcagtggcatTGCAGGAGGCACTGTAGTGCGACAGGATTTCCCACCAGGAAAAGGTGCTCATCACAGCACCATCATTGTCCACTCCAAAAGCACTTCACCTCTTGCTTCTCAGTCATCGTACAATCTGCTGAGTCCTATTGATAACAGCAGGGATAGGACTGTATACGTGAACTCTGCCTTTACTGAAGACGAGGCATTAAGTCAGCAGTGTCGTCACCTGACTCTTGGGGAGGTTAGTTTGACTCTGAAACGTCCTCCGCCATACCAGTGGGACCCAAACACTGCAGAGGAGTTCTGGATACCTCAAGAACAGACTATCTTAGCTccccctccaccaccaacacacaaACCCCCACCCCCACTCATCTTCAGCAATGCTCAGCACCTGGACATGACGCGGCTGCCTTTCCTACTCTCAACAAAACCTCCCAGCAGCCCAAGCACTGTTACTTTCCCATCGGGTTACCAGATCTCCCTGTCACCTTTCCCTCCAGGGGGAGGTCAGGGTGGACCCCCACTCCAGTCAATGCAGAGCCCTCCACCACCCTGCCCTCCCAACGAAGTAGTTGCCCCAGTTCCCCAGTTCACCCAGCAGGACCCCAACTTGGTCTTGCCACCTGGATACCCTCCCAACCTTGCCAACCTGGCTTGCTGCCCTCTGCCACCAATGTACCCAGGAGCTAGCTCCTGTGCCGGGCTTCAGCTGCAACCTGTTAGCCTGCACCCCTGGAACCCCTACAGCCTACCCATGCAGGACCCCTCAGGCTCTGCCACCTTGCCCAGCAAGTCTCATCAACTGTTAGAGAagccagtcctctccccatctcctcctacggttcctcctcccccacctccttcacttcctcctcctcctccaccaaccaTGCTGCCAAAACCCAAAAGCCCTACAGAGGAGCTGACGGAATCTGCCAGTAGCTTCCAGGAGCCGTCTTCTCTAAATGAAAGCCCTGTTCCAGACCGGCAGGGGACTGACAGGTTCAGCAAGAAGAGCCGTAAACGTCTGGATAGCCGAGCTGAGGAGGCAAACATGACCACCGTCTCAGAAGGAAAATCCAAAAAGGAAGGGCGCGCCCTCTCCGACTTCAACTCcctcatctccagccccaggctTGGCGGCAGGGAGAAGAAGAAACCCAAAGGCCAGAGGGAGCAGCTGAACAAAACCAAGAAGCTCAACAGGACAAGTACCACCAGCGAGTTCCAGGACAGTTCCGAGAGTGAGCCCGAGCTCTTCATCAGTGGAGACGAACTGATGAACCAGAGCCAGAGCTCCAAGAAGGGCTGGAAGAGTAAGAGGAGCCTGAGGATGGCCAGTGAACTGGAAGAGATCAAGTGCAGGAAGGCCAATGAGAGAGAGGACCGCGGGCTGGGCAGCCAGGGATTCGTCTACGTCATGGCCAATAAGCAGCCACTCTGGAACGAGGCAACACAGGTCTACCAGCTGGACTTCGGAGGACGGGTCACTCAGGAGTCTGCTAAGAACTTTCAGATCGAGTTGGATGGCAGACAG GTGATGCAGTTTGGCAGAATCGATGGGAATGCCTATATCCTGGATTTCCAGTATCCTTTCTCAGCAGTGCAGGCCTTTGCTGTGGCCTTAGCCAATGTTACTCAAAGGCTTAAGTGA